In a single window of the Metopolophium dirhodum isolate CAU chromosome 2, ASM1992520v1, whole genome shotgun sequence genome:
- the LOC132939395 gene encoding N-acetylgalactosamine kinase isoform X1, with protein sequence MEVDYSWGTSSNNVPVQKLEQHFRENFESLQPEYYVKVPGRVNLIGEHVDYCGYSVFPMAIDQCIVVAAKRTTDRQTVELTNLCTERYENVSENISDISAESLGKSPSWSNYFMCGVKGAREYLNDSQLKAVERVGFLFAITGNIPESSGLSSSSALVTAAVMATLVGYGVPISRLELAEISAKCERYIGTAGGGMDQAIAVNAKQGYAARIDFNPLAVKQFRLPTDAKFVVAQSLAVKNKAASNDFNTRVVECRLASQIIAKQLNLEWEQMTVLATLQKRSGNSLDRMIELVHQHLHVDGYSKSEVCEILAVSEDRLDELSLTANTTNVAEFYLHQRALHVFEEAKRMEEFCRLCENSGAASDLGRLMDDSHSSLRDLYQCSHPDLEELVALCKREGAYGCKLTGAGWGGCVVVMVPSNGAEGFVKSVRDQYFSNRETCGRRIDELVFATSPSEGACCVHVKTTSISDGITDQLPALVHL encoded by the exons ATGGAAGTCGATTACTCGTGGGGAACGTCATCGAATAACGTACCAGTTCAAAAGTTGGAGCAACACTTTCGCGAAAATTTCGAATCCCTTCAACCGGAATACTACGTCAAAGTACCGGGCAGAGTGAACTTGATCGGCGAACATGTAGACTATTGCGGTTATTCCGTTTTCCCGATGGCCATCGATCAGTGTATCGTAGTGGCAGCGAAGAGGACAACCGACCGGCAAACCGTGGAGTTGACCAACCTGTGTACGGAGCGGTACGAAAACGTCTCGGAAAATATATCGGACATAAG CGCTGAGTCGTTGGGCAAGAGTCCGAGTTGGTCAAACTATTTTATGTGTGGCGTGAAGGGAGCCCGAGAGTACCTGAACGATAGTCAGCTGAAAGCCGTCGAAAGAGTCGGTTTTCTATTCGCGATCACCGGTAACATTCCCGAGAGTTCGGGATTGAGCAGTTCAAGTGCACTGGTGACGGCCGCGGTGATGGCCACCCTGGTCGGATACGGA GTGCCGATCAGTAGACTCGAGCTGGCAGAAATCAGCGCCAAATGTGAAAGATACATCGGCACGGCCGGCGGCGGTATGGACCAAGCGATAGCCGTGAACGCCAAACAAG GTTACGCGGCCCGCATCGACTTCAATCCGTTGGCGGTCAAACAATTCCGGCTTCCCACCGACGCCAAGTTCGTTGTGGCTCAGAGTTTGGCCGTCAAGAACAAAGCGGCATCAAACGACTTCAACACGAGGGTAGTGGAATGCAGACTGGCTTCGCAG ATAATCGCCAAACAATTGAATCTCGAATGGGAGCAGATGACCGTTCTGGCGACGCTCCAAAAGCGTTCGGGCAACTCGCTGGACCGAATGATCGAGTTGGTCCACCAGCACTTGCACGTCGACGGATATTCCAAGTCAGAG gtgTGTGAAATCTTGGCGGTGTCCGAAGACCGACTCGACGAGCTCAGTTTGACGGCCAACACGACGAACGTCGCCGAATTTTACTTGCACCAGAGAGCTCTGCACGTGTTCGAAG AGGCCAAGCGGATGGAAGAGTTCTGCAGGCTGTGTGAAAACTCAGGAGCAGCGTCGGACCTCGGGAGACTGATGGACGACAGTCATTCGTCACTGAGAGACCTATATCAATGCAGTCATCCGGACTTGGAGGAGTTGGTGGCACTCTGCAAACGGGAAGGCGCGTACGGATGCAAACTCACCGGTGccgg TTGGGGAGGATGCGTCGTGGTCATGGTGCCGTCGAATGGCGCCGAAGGATTCGTGAAATCCGTAAGAGATCAGTACTTTTCGAATAGAGAGACATGTGGTAGACGTATCGATGAATTGGTGTTCGCCACGAGTCCATCTGAAGGTGCTTGCTGTGTTCATGTCAAGACCACCTCCATCAGTGACGGAATCACCGACCAACTTCCAGCTCTGGTGCACTTATGA
- the LOC132938771 gene encoding uncharacterized protein LOC132938771: MFSTKFLIAFALYSLVLDTASGKPFAEGLTACKRSDPKLDECLLNMLRQTKPQLMQGNPELNLPPLDPVHIPRVSVYKNLQDIRVTGELSNLTAKGASLITFKSLKVNLRANTWDMVIAIPLVTFVTDFDLNVTLKVIPMSVFGNGLCDGKISHSVVRFHANTEVKDGKLKLNDIKINLNLGDVEVHIIKSQNPALAQTTSQFFNTNKRLVLDLVTPVAEDVVRQMLLRFGNRILSNVEISDLLID, encoded by the exons atgttttccacAAAATTTTTAATCGCGTTTGCGCTTTACAGTCTGGTCTTGGACACCGCTTCGGGAAAACCGTTTGCCG AAGGACTGACGGCGTGCAAGAGAAGCGATCCGAAATTGGACGAATGTCTGTTGAACATGCTCAGACAGACTAAACCTCAGCTCATGCAAG GTAACCCGGAACTGAATCTGCCGCCGTTGGACCCTGTACACATCCCCAGGGTTTCGGTGTACAAAAACTTGCAAGACATCCGGGTGACTGGAGAGCTATCCAACTTGACGGCTAAAGGAGCCAGTTTGATTACTTTCAAATCGTTAAA AGTCAATTTGAGAGCAAATACGTGGGACATGGTCATAGCGATTCCCCTCGTCACGTTCGTCACGGACTTCGATCTGAACGTCACGTTAAAAGTTATTCCCATGTCCGTCTTCGGAAATGGACTGTGTGACGGGAAAATCA GTCACAGCGTCGTTCGATTTCACGCCAACACCGAAGTGAAAGACGGAAAATTGAAGTTAAACGATATTAAAATCAACCTGAACCTCGGCGACGTGGAAGTGCACATCATCAAATCGCAAAACCCAGCATTAG CACAAACGACTTCGCAGTTTTTCAACACAAACAAGCGCCTGGTTCTAGACTTGGTAACGCCGGTCGCCGAGGACGTGGTCCGACAGATGTTGCTCCGGTTCGGCAACAGAATTCTTTCCAATGTGGAAATCTCAGATCTCTTGATCGACTGA
- the LOC132939395 gene encoding N-acetylgalactosamine kinase isoform X2 — protein sequence MEVDYSWGTSSNNVPVQKLEQHFRENFESLQPEYYVKVPGRVNLIGEHVDYCGYSVFPMAIDQCIVVAAKRTTDRQTVELTNLCTERYENVSENISDISAESLGKSPSWSNYFMCGVKGAREYLNDSQLKAVERVGFLFAITGNIPESSGLSSSSALVTAAVMATLVGYGVPISRLELAEISAKCERYIGTAGGGMDQAIAVNAKQGYAARIDFNPLAVKQFRLPTDAKFVVAQSLAVKNKAASNDFNTRVVECRLASQIIAKQLNLEWEQMTVLATLQKRSGNSLDRMIELVHQHLHVDGYSKSEVCEILAVSEDRLDELSLTANTTNVAEFYLHQRALHVFEEAKRMEEFCRLCENSGAASDLGRLMDDSHSSLRDLYQCSHPDLEELVALCKREGAYGCKLTGAGYIILYIFGEDASWSWCRRMAPKDS from the exons ATGGAAGTCGATTACTCGTGGGGAACGTCATCGAATAACGTACCAGTTCAAAAGTTGGAGCAACACTTTCGCGAAAATTTCGAATCCCTTCAACCGGAATACTACGTCAAAGTACCGGGCAGAGTGAACTTGATCGGCGAACATGTAGACTATTGCGGTTATTCCGTTTTCCCGATGGCCATCGATCAGTGTATCGTAGTGGCAGCGAAGAGGACAACCGACCGGCAAACCGTGGAGTTGACCAACCTGTGTACGGAGCGGTACGAAAACGTCTCGGAAAATATATCGGACATAAG CGCTGAGTCGTTGGGCAAGAGTCCGAGTTGGTCAAACTATTTTATGTGTGGCGTGAAGGGAGCCCGAGAGTACCTGAACGATAGTCAGCTGAAAGCCGTCGAAAGAGTCGGTTTTCTATTCGCGATCACCGGTAACATTCCCGAGAGTTCGGGATTGAGCAGTTCAAGTGCACTGGTGACGGCCGCGGTGATGGCCACCCTGGTCGGATACGGA GTGCCGATCAGTAGACTCGAGCTGGCAGAAATCAGCGCCAAATGTGAAAGATACATCGGCACGGCCGGCGGCGGTATGGACCAAGCGATAGCCGTGAACGCCAAACAAG GTTACGCGGCCCGCATCGACTTCAATCCGTTGGCGGTCAAACAATTCCGGCTTCCCACCGACGCCAAGTTCGTTGTGGCTCAGAGTTTGGCCGTCAAGAACAAAGCGGCATCAAACGACTTCAACACGAGGGTAGTGGAATGCAGACTGGCTTCGCAG ATAATCGCCAAACAATTGAATCTCGAATGGGAGCAGATGACCGTTCTGGCGACGCTCCAAAAGCGTTCGGGCAACTCGCTGGACCGAATGATCGAGTTGGTCCACCAGCACTTGCACGTCGACGGATATTCCAAGTCAGAG gtgTGTGAAATCTTGGCGGTGTCCGAAGACCGACTCGACGAGCTCAGTTTGACGGCCAACACGACGAACGTCGCCGAATTTTACTTGCACCAGAGAGCTCTGCACGTGTTCGAAG AGGCCAAGCGGATGGAAGAGTTCTGCAGGCTGTGTGAAAACTCAGGAGCAGCGTCGGACCTCGGGAGACTGATGGACGACAGTCATTCGTCACTGAGAGACCTATATCAATGCAGTCATCCGGACTTGGAGGAGTTGGTGGCACTCTGCAAACGGGAAGGCGCGTACGGATGCAAACTCACCGGTGccgggtatataatattgtatattt TTGGGGAGGATGCGTCGTGGTCATGGTGCCGTCGAATGGCGCCGAAGGATTCGTGA
- the LOC132938190 gene encoding uncharacterized protein LOC132938190, with protein MFLDRTVVTFVLVLTTVVLAAWYVRRNRKIRREILESCRACKNKNDGKHGFDDQLTKDNLSVILKGNRFVLFFIGGLILLGYFLRMLPTGFTSHLLLFLILVYTFHTLMSKCYAINVIWCHGIISINADIDIALFPKLRILKIFQLRASGETTT; from the exons atgtttctCGACAGAACCGTGGTCACATTCGTTTTGGTTCTTACGACTGTAGTCTTGGCGGCATGGTACGTGAGGAGGAATCGCAAAATTAGACGAGAGATATTAGAGTCTTGCAGAGCCTGCAAAAACAAAAACGAT GGCAAACACGGATTCGATGATCAACTGACCAAAGATAACTTGTCGGTCATTCTAAAGGGCAATcggtttgtattgttttttatcgGTGGTTTGATTCTCCTTGGATACTTCCTCAGGATGTTACCGACCGGATTCACTTCCCATCTACTACTTTTCTTAATACTAGTATACACCTTTCACACGCTAATGTCGAAGTGTTATGCAATTAACGTAATTTGGTGTCATGGGATCATTTCTATAAACG CTGACATTGATATAGCATTATTTCCAAAAttaagaattctgaaaatatttcaacTCAGAGCTAGCGGTGAAACAACGACGTGA